GCGGGATTCCCTCGAACCCACGCCGTATGCTCGCGCTCTCCCCGTTGCCATTGAGCCTGGTGAACTGATCGACCTCGCCGTCACGCAGCCTTGGTATGGCCCGCACGGGCTCGCCGCAGTCGCGGGAGCCACCGGGATCGGTTTCCTGGACCCCGGTCGGGGTCAGCGGGGTGACGCTTTAACCGTGGTGACCATACCCGGCCGCAACTGAACCCACCGGGGACAGAAGCGACTAGCCCACGCGAAAAGCAAACCGCAGCCGCCCAAGGCGGCTAACGTCGGAGTGTGGCCAGCGGAAACGACGTCGAGGACTTCGGTGGGCGACTAGTTTTGCCCCGTCGTCCAGTACGGCCGCTCCGGCAAATTCTGACCCGAATCTCGATAGCGGTAGCCTGCGTGCTGACCACCACGATAGTGGTTTATCTGGATCGCGACGGTTACCAGAATGCTGATCTCGGCACCATGACTTTCTTGGATGCGCTCTACTACGCAACCGTTTCACTGTCCACAACGGGCTACGGTGATATTTCACCGGTGACACCATCGGCACGATTCATCAACGTGTTTGTCATCACGCCGCTGCGATTCGTATTCCTGATCACCCTGGTCGGGACTGCCATCGAGGCACTGACCAAGCGAACCCAGTACGACTGGCGAGTTCGGAAGTGGAGAGACAAAATGTCCGATCACACCGTGATCATTGGTTTCGGGGTAAAGGGTCGTAGCGCGGTGCGCTCACTGCTGGACAGTGGTGTGTCTCCCTCGCGCATCGTGGTGGTGGCAGAAGACGACGAAAGTGTCCGCGAAGCGGCCGAGCAGGGCCTCACCGCCGTTCAAGGGGACGGTCGCAGAGAGGCGGTTCTCGCCCAAGCTGGTATCAGCCGGGCCGGTCGGGTCGTTATCGCGGCTGATGATGATGCGACAAGTGTGCTCATCACCATGTTGAGTAAGCGTCTTGCTCCACGCGCCACTGTGGTGTCTGCCGCTCGCGAGACCTCTAGCGCTCAGTTCCTGCGAGATTCCGGGGCTGACGGTGTCATCGTTACCGCGGAGGCCGTCGGCCGCCTGCTGTCCTTATCACTGGTTTCTCCCACTGCCGGGCGCCTGATGGAGGATCTGCTGGACTCCTCCAAAGGCCTAGAAATGGTGGAAAGAGAAGTAAGCAGTGCCGAAGTCGGCACCAGTCCAGAAGAGTTGGATGCCCGGGGCGAGTTGGTCCTCGGCGTGATTCGGGAAGGCGAACTCAATCGCTTCGACGGCAAGGTGATCAAGGTGTTGAACCGTGGCGACCGTGTTGTGGTCATCCGCCAATCAAGCAGCAGTGCCGATTTACTGAACCTCGATGCAAGCAATGGAGACGCTTGAGGCTCGTATTGTGAGTCGGTCTGCTCCTAGTAGGCGCCCTCACCGCGAAGGACGACCGACACGGTGCGCCGGATGATGTCGAGATCGAATCGCGTCGACTGCTCATCCACGTAGCGCAAATCAAGTTCCATCCGCTCGGTCCACGTGGTCTCCTTGCGGCCGCTGACCTGCCACAGACCGGTCAGGCCCGGAGTCGCATCGTGGCGACGATGGTGCGGGCGCTCCAACAGCGCTACCTCACGCGGCAACATCGGGCGTGGGCCAACGATCGCCATTTCGCCGCGCAACACGTTGAGCAGCTGCGGCAACTCGTCCAGCGACCAGCGCCGGAGGAAGTTACCGACCCGCGTAATGCGGGGATCGCTGCGGTACTGATCGGTCATGTCCTCATCTGGGGTACCCAGCGCTTCATCTCGCAAGGCATCCGCGCCGGGAACCATGGTCCGAAACTTGAAGAAGGGAAAAAGTTGTCCGTGCAGTCCCACTCGGTCTTGGCTGAAGAACACCGGGCCTCGGCTACCGACCTTGATGAGTAGCGCGATTACGAGAAACACGGGTAGCAGCGCGAATAGCAACAAGCCGGCAAGCAGTCGATCACCGAAGTGACTCCGATTGGGTGCCGTAACTTCGCCGCTGGTACGTGGTGCCGGGATTACTACGCCACTGCTTCCTACGGGCACCTTGACGTCGAGTAACTGAGGCGTGATTTCGGCGATAGCCATCTTGTTCCTCCCAAAACGTGTTGACTACTTTTCGTAACACTCCTGATTGAAAGGCATCCGGCTAGGCCTGCACAAATTTCGGCAGTAACTACTACCTGTTGCCATTTAATGACTACTTTACGTAAGTGACTCTTTGATTTGGGGGGTGTTTCTTGACTACAGAATCAGAATCTGCTGATTATAACTACTCTACGTATTGCTGTGATTACATGACTTGACTGTATCCAAGTGACTACTCTACGTAGCCTTATCGAAATCTGTCAGGCAGTTATCGCCGAGAGGGGAGGCGTTCGATCTAGTTACCGATCGAATCTGCGTGGGTCGTAGCCGAAGCTGACCCGGTGACTTACTAACCTGAGGTGGTGAACTACGTCGTGCAAGGCGTCCTCGTTGCCCTCGTGGCCGCTGGATTGGGTCTAACCGGTTGCGCAGCCACCCCGGCCGCCGAACCGCCTAGCAGCAACCCACCGACACCTGCCCCCTCGCCCACGACACCCGTCTGTTCGCAAGAGCAGGAAATTGCGAAGCTGCCGCTCAAGCAGCGGGTGTCGCAACTACTGATGGGTGGTGTCACGACCCACTACGGTCAGGTGGCGCTCAGCGATGCCATCGACGGAGTCGCCCGCGGCCACGTCGGAAGCGTGAACTTCCTCGGTACCGACAGCGGCCTCTACGCCGACGGTCAACTGGCCTTAGTCAATGCGGCCAGCGGCGAGATTCCGCCGTTTCTCGCCGCAGACCAAGAAGGTGGTCGGGTGCAGCGACTCAAAGACACCATCGGCTACGTCCCCTCGGCTCGGGAAATGGCCAACACGATGACTCCGGCGGAGGTTAAGAAGGAAGCGCGTCGAATCGGACAACAGATGAGCGCGTTGTCGCTCAACATGAATCTCGCACCGGTGGTGGATGTCTCGAGCCAGGCCAGCTACGAAGTTATTGGTGATCGGTCGTATGGCAATACTCCGGAGCAGGTCACTCGCTACGCGGGCGCCTTTGCGGAAGGCATGCGGCAAGCCGGAATAGTTCCCGTCCTGAAGCACTTTCCTGGACTAGGTACCGGGACTGGCAATACTGACGAAGAATCTGCCCAAACCGCGCCACTGGACCAACTTCGAAAGTCGGAATTCCTGCCTTATGAGACATTGCTCAAGGAGTCTCCGGTGGCCGTCATGACAACCAACGCAGTCGTGCCCGGTTTGTCACAGGGAGAACCAGCGTCGCTCGCCAGCCCCACCTACAAACTTCTCCGAAGCGAGTTTGACTTCGACGGCGTGATCATGACCGATTCACTATCGGCCTTGGCCATCCTTAACAATCGCAGCCTGGCAACGGCGGTGGAACAAGCAATTGCTGCCGGAGCAGACATGGCCATCTGGGACGAAATGCGGCAAGCCAAGGAACTTCAACGAACCTTGACCCAAGCAGTTCGTCAAGGTCGCATCCCCGAAGCACAGGTCAACGAATCGGTGCGACGCGTTTTAGCGCTCAAGACCGTTGACTTGTGCGCCGACCGCTAGCCTCGCGCTGCAACACCAAGATTGGGTGCCAGAATCAAGCTATGACACCCGAATCTCAGCCCGCAGATCCAAACGTGATCGTCGTCGGCCCCGACGGCGATCCCATCCAACAACCGCAGGATGACACTGTGGCGGCTGAGGTTGGTGTGACCGATCTGGTTGAACAGCCAGCAAAGGTGATGCGCATCGGTTCAATGATCAAGCAGCTTCTCGAAGAGGTCCGCGATTCACCGCTGGATGAGGCCGCCCGCGAACGATTGCGCGAGGTACATGCCCGCTCGGTAGCGGAACTGGAAGATGGGCTCGCCCCAGAACTCGTCGACGAGCTAGAACGACTATCGTTGCCGTTCGGGCCCGACAGCACTCCATCGGATGCCGAACTTCGAATTGCTCAGGCGCAACTGGTCGGCTGGCTGGAAGGCCTATTTCACGGCATTCAGACCACGCTCTTCGCTCAACAGATGGCTGCTCAGGCTCAGCTGCAGGAAATGCGTCGCCGAGCGATCGGCCCCGGTGGTCAGAGTCAATCCGAAGATGGCCAGCCCAGACGTCCTCCCAGCGGCCCCTACCTGTAGCCCTAGGCTGTTGGCATGATCGAATCCCGTCTTTTGCGTTCGGATCCGGACGCGGTTCGCGAGTCCCAAACTCGCCGTGGCGCCGATCCCGCTGCGGTTGACCGATTCTTGGCCGCAGATCAACGGCACCGACTGGCTCTGCAGCAGTTCGAGGAACTGCGGGCTCAGCAGAAACAGCTAAGTAAGCGGATCGGGCCGGCACGGGGTGCAGCGAAACGTGGTGAACTCGACGCTACCCAGCAATCGGAGTTGGACGCGTGGATGGCTCAGGCGGAGCAGCTTGCGGGGCAGGTGAAGCAGGCAGAATCACACGCCGCCGAACTCGAACCCGAGGTCCGGTCTGCCGCAGTGGCGATCGACAACCTGGTTGATTTGCGGGCTCCGGTCGGCGGCGAGGAAGATTTCACCACTGTCGCCACCGTAGGAAGTCCCCGAAATTTCGCCGCGGAAGGCTTCGAGCCACGGGATCACGTGGAGATCGGGCGCCTGCTTGGAGCCATCGACACCGAGCGAGCGGCGCGAGTTTCCGGCTCTCGCTTCTTTTACCTCACTGGTGATGGCGCACTTCTCGAACTCGCGCTGCTCAACCTTGCGATGAGTCTGGCGGTCAAGAACGGTCTCACCCCCGTGATTCCACCGGCGCTGGTTCGGCCCGAGACCATGGCAGGTACGGGATTTCTGGGTCAAGCTGCCGAGAACGTCTACCACCTCGCCGATGACGACATGTATCTAGTAGGTACCGCTGAGGTCCCATTGGCAGGAATGCACGCCGGAGAGATCTTGGACGAAACTGCACTTCCGCTGCGGTACGTCGGCTTCTCCCCCTGCTTCCGCCGCGAGGCCGGTTCCCATGGCAAAGACACCCGCGGAATCATCCGCGTGCATCAGTTCGACAAGGTGGAGATGTTCACCTTCTGCCAACCGGAGCACGCCGAGACGGAGCATGAGCGGTTGCTCGGATGGGAGCGGGAATTCCTCGACCAGTTGCAGCTGCCCTATCGGGTAATCGATGTGGCTACCGGTGATTTGGGTGCCAGCGCCGCTCGCAAGTTCGACATCGAAGCCTGGATTCCCACGCAGGGTCGCTACCGAGAAGTGACCTCCACGTCCAACTGCACGACCTTCCAGTCTCGGCGGCTGAATATTCGGTCACGTACTGACGGCAGCCCACAGCACGTCGCTACCTTGAACGGCACCCTGGTGGCCATGCCACGGGTCATCGTCGCTTTGCTGGAAAACCATCAGACCGCCACTGGGACCGTCCGCATTCCCGAGGCGCTGCGGCCGTTCCTCGGCGGCAGGGAAGTCTTCGAGTTGGCATGACTCCACGACGGCTTTCGGGTGTATCGGTGCTCGCCACCGACTTGGACGGCACCTTACTGCGATCCGACGGTTCCATTAGCGACAAGACCCGGGCAGCCATCGCAACCGCTCACGACCGTGGCGTGCGCACCCTCTTCGTGACGGGTCGACCGCCTCGCTGGATGGCGCCAGTCGTGGCTGCCACCGGCCGCAGTGGAATTTCAGTCTGTGCCAACGGTGCCGTGACCGTGGACTTAAGCACCGACACCGTGCTTACTAGCGCCGCCATCCCTGCGACAGTCTTGGGCGAGGCCATGGCGACAATCGGCGACCTGCTCGACGGCAGCTTCTACTTCGCTGCCGAGCAGGCGCTCCCCGGGCCCATCGCGGCCACCGGGCTGTTCCCGGAACCAGGTTTTGTGCCGCCGGATCGACCGGTAGCGCAAGTAGCTGATCAGCCACTGTATGAGATTCCCGGTGTTGTGAAACTACTCGTCCGCACCGAGGGGGCCACTGAGCAAACAGCTGAACTCGCGGGCCTTGTCGCTACGGCCCTCGGCGGGACGCTCAATGTGACTCATGCCAGTCGAACCCACCAAATGTTGGAAATATCCCGAGCAGGCGTAGACAAGGCCACCGCCCTTGCGAACTTGGCTGCGGATTGGTCGCTACCACCGGCGCAAATTGCCGCTGCTGGTGATATGCCAAATGACATTCCCATGATTCGTTGGGCCGGTCACGGTGCGGCAGTAGCCTCGGCCCACGCGGATGTGGTGGCAGCCGCAGATGAAGTTATCCCAGATCCAGAGCAGGACGGAGTGGCTGACCTGCTCCAGCGATTGCTTCCCTAATAGCGGACGCATAGCGGCCCCGTGCCCTAGGTCACAGAAAAGTAACAGGACTTTCACGCCAGGTAATCGCCCACTCTGCTGTCTCGCTTGACGACGGCAGCCTTCTACGGAATCCGCGGCAAAATTGGCTACTTGGTGTCACATTTGTCCCCCTTTCATCTCAAACTCGTCTCACATTCATCCGTTATACGTGCGTTCACCTTTCGTGTCGCCGCCGAATTGGGCATCTTTCGGGGGTCGGTAAGTCCGACATCGAGCGAAATCCGCTTCGGCGCCTCTACCCGCGGCGCTGCGCCCTGACCGGGGCGTTTCCAGGGCCCACCGGGGCCCTTTTGGACAACACGGCCTCCGGGCCTAGGGAAAGTACGGCCCAAAACAGGCCCGATGAGAAGGAGTAACCATGGTTGCCACGCGCACTCGACTGATCGTCGGCACCGCTGTCGCGGCAGTCGCCGGCGCGGCGCTGGTGGTCGCACCCCCCAGCTCTACGACCGCCGAAGCTACGAGCCGGATCACGGTCAAGAACAAGCAAAAAGCCGTCAAGGTGCGGCGTGACATCGTCAAGATCGCCAAAAGCAAAGTTGGTAGCCGGTACGTGCTGGGCTCAACCGGACCCAGCACCTTCGACTGCTCCGGCCTAGTGGTGTATTCCTTTAGGAAGGCCACCGGAAAAACGCTGCCGCGCACCTCATACAGCCAAAAGGCTGCGGTGAAACGGGTCAGCGCAGCAAAGCGCAAGCCCGGTGACTTGGTCTTCTTCAACGGAAACGGCCACGTAGCGATCTACATAGGCAAGAACAAGATTGTTCATGCCTCAACCTCCCAGCGCGGGATCCGCGTGGACCGAATTAGCGGCTGGTACACCAATACAATGACTGGCTACGGCCGGGTGATTCAGAAGCGCTAATGCGACAACGCACAATGCCAGCGGTGGTGAGATCCGAAAACCTCACCACCGCTGGCATTCTTAGATCGTCTTTGATCGGATCAAGATTCACCGTTGCGAATCCGGGTCAGCCAGTCACTCGCCTCCTGATAGTCGGCGTTGCTCAGCCCCGATGGAACGTTTGTGGGTACGCCGTCCCAACGCGGATAAGAACCTAGGAAAAGCACATCAGCACACACCCGCCGCAACCCCAACAAGGCTTCACCGACGCGGGTGTCGGCAGCGTGGCCCTCTATGTCGATAGAGAAGCAGTAGTCGCCTAGCGCGTGTCGAGTGGGCCGTGACTCCACCCGCGTCATATTGATTCCCCGCACCGCCAATTCGGTCAGAATCTCCAACAAGGCTCCGGCACGGTTCGCGTGGATGTAGAGCACCAAGCTGGTTTTGTCTGCTCCGGTGGCAGCCGGTAGCGGGCCGGGCCGACCTACGCCAACAAAGCGCGTGACTGCCTCGCGGTTATCGGCGATATCCGATGCGATGACCTCCAACCCATACTGTTCGGCGGCTGCCGTCGTTGCTATGGCCGCATCAAACCCCGGCTCCCCCGGGGTAGCCAGCGCCATGGCGCCCGCAGCGGTTGAATCGGTATGCGCTACCCCGGCCTCCGGATAGTTGTCGTGAATCCACCGCCGGCATTGAGCAGCGGCATGCGGATGAGTCCCAATCATTCGCACCGGACCTTTACTCTGCCCAGGCGCCACCATGAGCGCAAAACGCACTGGAATGGTGATCTCAGCCGCGATCCGCAACGGCGGCTGAGCCGCGAGTTCGTCCAGTGTTCCTGACACTGAGCCTTCAACGGAATTCTCGATCGGCACGACCGCGAGGTCGGCCTCCCCCGACCTCACCTGGTCCAAGGCGGCCATCACCGACGTCGCAGGAGTGGTTGTCGCCTCGGCAAGTTTCGGCATAGCGGCTACGGCCATCTCCGAGAAAGTTCCGGGCGGACCGAGATAAACGACTTCGGTTGTACTCATTGGTCACCTCCGCGCATTGCGTTGCCCACAGCGTTCGCCTCTTCCGGTGACAGTTCTCGCTGCGAGCCATCAGTTGGGGGCGGCACCTGCTTGACATAGGAACGCGTCTCACTGCGGCCATGAATAGTAGTGAGTACTAGCCCACAACCATCGTCATCGAGTACCGCTGCGCTGAAAGACAGCCGACCACCGAGATCCTCGAAAGCATCGTAGTGGACGACAGCCACTCGGGATAAGCCACGATCGAACTTCCCAGTGGCAACAGTCGCGAGCTGCGTTCCAGCAGCGTCGGTATCCTCACCGCTACCAACCGAGCCAATTGTCACCGAACCAGCAGGTTCACCTACCCACCGCTTGACTCGACCTTCGACTACATCGACTCGGCGAAGTGCTATCACCGCGACAATCAGCCCAACTACAGCCAAAACCAGAGCAACTACGTCCACGTCACTAGCCTATCCGCACTAAGGTGCTAGCCATGTCCTCTGCGGATTCTCACGTCGCCAATATCGGCTTTGCCCGTCTCGATATCGACCGCCATTCCCGAACCGGCGATCCCGAAACGGTCTACGGTGCCGGCAAGACCGAAGACCAGATCACCGCGATCCTGTCTCGGCTGCACCATGCCCATCCAGATCGGGCAGTACTCGCCACTCGCGTTCCCGTCGAAGCCATCGATCGGATCTGCGATGCTGTCGAGGCGGATGTGGTGCGCGCCGACGCTGGAGCCCAAGCCATCGTCGTGGGGCCACTGCCGCAACCGGTCGGAAGCGTAGCCGTCATCAGTGCCGGTACCTCCGACAACCAGGTAGCGGCAGAGGCCGCTCTCACTGTCGCGGTACACGGCGGCGAGGTCACCCGGATCTCAGACGTGGGCGTGGCCGGTCTGCATCGAATCATGGCGGTTCGCGATGAGTTGAATCGACACGACTGTCTGATCGTCGTGGCGGGTATGGAGGGCGCCTTACCCAGTGTTGTGGGCGGACTCACCGGAACACCACTGGTCGCGGTGCCAACGAGCGTCGGCTACGGGGCCTCGCTTCAGGGCATCGCCGCCTTGTTGGGAATGCTGAACTCCTGCGCTCCGGGAGTTGTCGTCGTCAATATCGACAACGGCTACGGAGCGGGCGTGCACGCCGCTCGAGTGGCCCGGCAATCGACACGGTCCGCGCCCCCAGCCAGCGACAACTGATCTATTTGCGGCCCACAACCCACCATGTCGCCCCTAGGCTGAAGACATGTCAGTCCTACACCTCGACCCCACCCTGGGCTCAGCTGGGGACATGCTGCTGTCTGCGCTGGTCGACCTTGGCGCTGATGAGCAACTCATTCGGCGCAGCGTCGCCGCTATCGCTCCTGAGGTCAGCCTGTCCTTTCACCAAGTCCAGCGGGCTGGCTTACGGGCACTTCAACTGAACTTGCAGTTCCCCCAGGCCGAATCGGCCCGACCGTGGTCAGTTATCCACGAGTTGCTGACCGCTGCAGACCTGACCGAAGAAATTCGGGAAAAGTCACTGGCGGTCTTCGGCCGCCTCGCTGCCGCCGAAGCCAGCGTCCACGGTGTTGCGGTTGACTCGGTGCACTTTCATGAAGTTGGCGGCACCGATGCACTCGTGGACATCGTCGGGTGCTGCGCCGCCTTGGCTTCGCTGGCTCCTGAGACGGTCACGGCCGGCCCCGTGGCCGTTGGCTCCGGATACGCCCACACCGCCCACGGACATATTCCGGTTCCCGCACCTGCCGTGCTTGACCTACTGACCAACAGCGGTGCGCGACTCATTGCCGGACCGGCAACCTTCGAATCTTGCACGCCCACTGCGGCTGCCCTGTTGACGACCTGGGTCAACGATTGGGTACCGGGACCCGCCCTAGTGGTCGACCGAGTGGGAGTAGGGGCTGGCAGCCGCAACCCCGCGGAACACCCCAATATTGTGCGAGCCCTGCTTGGAACGACAGCACGGCACACCGGGACCAGCCCCGGGGCAGCGCTGTTGGAGTGCAATGTTGACGACATGGAACCTCGGCTGTGGCCTGGGGCACTGCAATCGCTGTTGGCGACGGGTGCCCGCGATGCCTGGCTGACCCCCATCCAGATGAAGAAAGGCCGGCCAGCCTTTACGTTACATGTCCTGTGCAGTCCTGATCGCGCCACCGAGTTGGCCAAAGAGGTGGTTCGGCAGACCACCACCATTGGTCTGCGCATTAGCGGAACTCCAACCAACGACACCGCCCCTCCCATCACCAAGTTCGCCGCGGAACGGCGAATGGAAACCGTGACGGTGCTAGAAATACCGATTCGGGTCAAGGTCGCCGAACTCGAGGGCGAGGTGGTGAACGTGCAACCAGAATGGGAAGATATCGCTGCCGTAGCCCGGAACACGAAAATCCCAGCCAAAAAGGTTCTCCAACTCGCAATTGCGGCCGCTCGTCCGCTCTGGACATAACGATTCCGCAGCTTTGCCCGCATTTCGAAGGCTATGGGGACCCTCTCTTGGCAGTGGAG
This sequence is a window from Actinomycetes bacterium. Protein-coding genes within it:
- a CDS encoding potassium channel family protein — its product is MASGNDVEDFGGRLVLPRRPVRPLRQILTRISIAVACVLTTTIVVYLDRDGYQNADLGTMTFLDALYYATVSLSTTGYGDISPVTPSARFINVFVITPLRFVFLITLVGTAIEALTKRTQYDWRVRKWRDKMSDHTVIIGFGVKGRSAVRSLLDSGVSPSRIVVVAEDDESVREAAEQGLTAVQGDGRREAVLAQAGISRAGRVVIAADDDATSVLITMLSKRLAPRATVVSAARETSSAQFLRDSGADGVIVTAEAVGRLLSLSLVSPTAGRLMEDLLDSSKGLEMVEREVSSAEVGTSPEELDARGELVLGVIREGELNRFDGKVIKVLNRGDRVVVIRQSSSSADLLNLDASNGDA
- a CDS encoding sugar transferase, whose translation is MAIAEITPQLLDVKVPVGSSGVVIPAPRTSGEVTAPNRSHFGDRLLAGLLLFALLPVFLVIALLIKVGSRGPVFFSQDRVGLHGQLFPFFKFRTMVPGADALRDEALGTPDEDMTDQYRSDPRITRVGNFLRRWSLDELPQLLNVLRGEMAIVGPRPMLPREVALLERPHHRRHDATPGLTGLWQVSGRKETTWTERMELDLRYVDEQSTRFDLDIIRRTVSVVLRGEGAY
- a CDS encoding glycoside hydrolase family 3 protein; the protein is MNYVVQGVLVALVAAGLGLTGCAATPAAEPPSSNPPTPAPSPTTPVCSQEQEIAKLPLKQRVSQLLMGGVTTHYGQVALSDAIDGVARGHVGSVNFLGTDSGLYADGQLALVNAASGEIPPFLAADQEGGRVQRLKDTIGYVPSAREMANTMTPAEVKKEARRIGQQMSALSLNMNLAPVVDVSSQASYEVIGDRSYGNTPEQVTRYAGAFAEGMRQAGIVPVLKHFPGLGTGTGNTDEESAQTAPLDQLRKSEFLPYETLLKESPVAVMTTNAVVPGLSQGEPASLASPTYKLLRSEFDFDGVIMTDSLSALAILNNRSLATAVEQAIAAGADMAIWDEMRQAKELQRTLTQAVRQGRIPEAQVNESVRRVLALKTVDLCADR
- a CDS encoding bacterial proteasome activator family protein, giving the protein MTPESQPADPNVIVVGPDGDPIQQPQDDTVAAEVGVTDLVEQPAKVMRIGSMIKQLLEEVRDSPLDEAARERLREVHARSVAELEDGLAPELVDELERLSLPFGPDSTPSDAELRIAQAQLVGWLEGLFHGIQTTLFAQQMAAQAQLQEMRRRAIGPGGQSQSEDGQPRRPPSGPYL
- the serS gene encoding serine--tRNA ligase, translated to MIESRLLRSDPDAVRESQTRRGADPAAVDRFLAADQRHRLALQQFEELRAQQKQLSKRIGPARGAAKRGELDATQQSELDAWMAQAEQLAGQVKQAESHAAELEPEVRSAAVAIDNLVDLRAPVGGEEDFTTVATVGSPRNFAAEGFEPRDHVEIGRLLGAIDTERAARVSGSRFFYLTGDGALLELALLNLAMSLAVKNGLTPVIPPALVRPETMAGTGFLGQAAENVYHLADDDMYLVGTAEVPLAGMHAGEILDETALPLRYVGFSPCFRREAGSHGKDTRGIIRVHQFDKVEMFTFCQPEHAETEHERLLGWEREFLDQLQLPYRVIDVATGDLGASAARKFDIEAWIPTQGRYREVTSTSNCTTFQSRRLNIRSRTDGSPQHVATLNGTLVAMPRVIVALLENHQTATGTVRIPEALRPFLGGREVFELA
- a CDS encoding HAD family hydrolase; translated protein: MLATDLDGTLLRSDGSISDKTRAAIATAHDRGVRTLFVTGRPPRWMAPVVAATGRSGISVCANGAVTVDLSTDTVLTSAAIPATVLGEAMATIGDLLDGSFYFAAEQALPGPIAATGLFPEPGFVPPDRPVAQVADQPLYEIPGVVKLLVRTEGATEQTAELAGLVATALGGTLNVTHASRTHQMLEISRAGVDKATALANLAADWSLPPAQIAAAGDMPNDIPMIRWAGHGAAVASAHADVVAAADEVIPDPEQDGVADLLQRLLP
- a CDS encoding C40 family peptidase, encoding MVATRTRLIVGTAVAAVAGAALVVAPPSSTTAEATSRITVKNKQKAVKVRRDIVKIAKSKVGSRYVLGSTGPSTFDCSGLVVYSFRKATGKTLPRTSYSQKAAVKRVSAAKRKPGDLVFFNGNGHVAIYIGKNKIVHASTSQRGIRVDRISGWYTNTMTGYGRVIQKR
- the pheA gene encoding prephenate dehydratase, with the protein product MSTTEVVYLGPPGTFSEMAVAAMPKLAEATTTPATSVMAALDQVRSGEADLAVVPIENSVEGSVSGTLDELAAQPPLRIAAEITIPVRFALMVAPGQSKGPVRMIGTHPHAAAQCRRWIHDNYPEAGVAHTDSTAAGAMALATPGEPGFDAAIATTAAAEQYGLEVIASDIADNREAVTRFVGVGRPGPLPAATGADKTSLVLYIHANRAGALLEILTELAVRGINMTRVESRPTRHALGDYCFSIDIEGHAADTRVGEALLGLRRVCADVLFLGSYPRWDGVPTNVPSGLSNADYQEASDWLTRIRNGES
- a CDS encoding DUF4446 family protein; the encoded protein is MAVVGLIVAVIALRRVDVVEGRVKRWVGEPAGSVTIGSVGSGEDTDAAGTQLATVATGKFDRGLSRVAVVHYDAFEDLGGRLSFSAAVLDDDGCGLVLTTIHGRSETRSYVKQVPPPTDGSQRELSPEEANAVGNAMRGGDQ
- the larB gene encoding nickel pincer cofactor biosynthesis protein LarB, translated to MSSADSHVANIGFARLDIDRHSRTGDPETVYGAGKTEDQITAILSRLHHAHPDRAVLATRVPVEAIDRICDAVEADVVRADAGAQAIVVGPLPQPVGSVAVISAGTSDNQVAAEAALTVAVHGGEVTRISDVGVAGLHRIMAVRDELNRHDCLIVVAGMEGALPSVVGGLTGTPLVAVPTSVGYGASLQGIAALLGMLNSCAPGVVVVNIDNGYGAGVHAARVARQSTRSAPPASDN
- the larC gene encoding nickel pincer cofactor biosynthesis protein LarC, with amino-acid sequence MSVLHLDPTLGSAGDMLLSALVDLGADEQLIRRSVAAIAPEVSLSFHQVQRAGLRALQLNLQFPQAESARPWSVIHELLTAADLTEEIREKSLAVFGRLAAAEASVHGVAVDSVHFHEVGGTDALVDIVGCCAALASLAPETVTAGPVAVGSGYAHTAHGHIPVPAPAVLDLLTNSGARLIAGPATFESCTPTAAALLTTWVNDWVPGPALVVDRVGVGAGSRNPAEHPNIVRALLGTTARHTGTSPGAALLECNVDDMEPRLWPGALQSLLATGARDAWLTPIQMKKGRPAFTLHVLCSPDRATELAKEVVRQTTTIGLRISGTPTNDTAPPITKFAAERRMETVTVLEIPIRVKVAELEGEVVNVQPEWEDIAAVARNTKIPAKKVLQLAIAAARPLWT